The following proteins are encoded in a genomic region of Pungitius pungitius chromosome 19, fPunPun2.1, whole genome shotgun sequence:
- the cct5 gene encoding T-complex protein 1 subunit epsilon, which translates to MSSMGTLAFDDYGRPFLIIKDQDKKTRLSGIDALKSHIMAGKAVASTLKTSLGPNGLDKMMVDKDGEVTVTNDGATILGLMDVDHQIAKLMVELSKSQDDEIGDGTTGVVVLAGALLEQAEQLLDRGIHPIRISDGYDQAARVAIEQLDKIAETLLCDPKNTEPLIETAMTTLGSKIINRCHRQMAEIAVNAILTVADMERKDVDFELIKMEGKVGGKLEDTQLIKGVIVDKEFSHPQMPKVLKDVKIAILTCPFEPPKPKTKHKLDVTSVEDYKALQKYEKEKFEEMIKQVKSNGANLAICQWGFDDEANHLLLQNELPAVRWVGGPEIELIAIATGGRIVPRFSELTPEKLGSAGVVKEISFGTTKDHMLVIQECKNTRAVTIFIRGGNKMIIEEAKRALHDALCVIRNLVRDNRIVYGGGASEIACALAVNQAADKCPSLEQYAMRAFADAMEVIPMALAENSGFNPIQTMTEVRARQVKENNPFLGIDCLHHNTNDMKQQHVVETLIGKKQQISLATQVVRMILKIDDIRGPGESED; encoded by the exons TCTCATATTATGGCAGGCAAGGCAGTTGCGTCAACGCTGAAGACATCATTGGGACCTAATG GACTTGACAAGATGATGGTTGACAAGGATGGCGAGGTGACAGTCACAAATGATGGAGCCACTATTCTCGGCCTGATGGATGTGGACCATCAGATTGCCAAACTCATGGTGGAGCTTTCCAAGTCCCAGGATGATGAGATTGGTGATGGAACCACTGGAGTTGTTG tGCTGGCTGGGGCTCTACTTGAGCAAGCTGAGCAGCTGCTGGACCGGGGAATCCACCCCATCAGGATCTCTGACGGTTACGACCAGGCCGCACGTGTTGCCATTGAGCAGCTTGACAAAATTGCTGAGACCTTACTGTGCGATCCCAAAAACACAGAACCGCTCATTGAGACCGCCATGACAACACTGGGATCCAAAAT catcAACCGGTGTCACAGACAGATGGCCGAGATTGCAGTTAATGCCATCCTTACAGTGGCTGACATGGAGAGAAAGGATGTCGACTTTGAACTAATCAAGATGGAGGGCAAAGTGGGAGGCAAGCTGGAGGACACACAGCTCATTAAGGGAGTCATAGTTGACAAGGAGTTCAGCCACCCTCAGATGCCCAAG GTCCTGAAAGATGTTAAAATCGCTATCCTTACCTGCCCATTTGAGCCACCTAAGCCCAAGACCAAGCATAAGTTGGATGTGACCTCCGTGGAAGACTACAAAGCTCTACAGAAATATGAAAAGGAGAAGTTTGAGGAGATGATCAAACAG GTCAAAAGCAATGGTGCAAATTTGGCCATTTGCCAGTGGGGCTTTGACGACGAAGCCAACCACCTTCTGCTGCAGAATGAGCTGCCAGCAGTGCGCTGGGTCGGGGGGCCAGAGATTGAG TTGATCGCCATCGCCACAGGAGGCCGCATTGTGCCCCGGTTCTCCGAGTTGACACCGGAGAAGCTCGGCTCAGCTGGTGTGGTGAAGGAGATCTCTTTCGGGACAACAAAGGATCACATGTTGGTGATCCAGGAGTGCAAGAACACCAGGGCGGTAACAATCTTCATCCGTGGAGGCAACAAAATG ATCATTGAGGAGGCCAAGCGTGCCCTCCATGATGCCCTGTGTGTAATCCGCAATTTGGTCAGAGACAACCGTATTGTGTATGGAGGAGGAGCTTCAGAAATTGCATGTGCTCTGGCTGTCAACCAGGCTGCAGATAAG TGCCCATCACTGGAGCAGTATGCCATGAGGGCATTCGCTGATGCTATGGAGGTTATCCCAATGGCACTGGCTGAGAACAGCGGGTTTAACCCAATCCAGACCATGACTGAGGTCAGAGCCAGACAGGTCAAGGAGAACAACCCCTTCCTCGGCATCGACTGTCTGCACCACAACACCAATG ACatgaagcagcagcatgtgGTGGAGACCCTGATTGGAAAGAAGCAGCAGATCTCCCTGGCTACTCAGGTCGTCAGGATGATCCTAAAGATCGACGACATCCGAGGCCCTGGGGAGAGCGAGGATTAA